Proteins from a genomic interval of Pseudomonas silesiensis:
- a CDS encoding bifunctional MaoC family dehydratase N-terminal/OB-fold nucleic acid binding domain-containing protein: MADPQLLSNVRALVGRQYGRVYAWDEVNAPMIRQWCEVMGVDNPLYTDAGFALGTVHERLIAPPAMLQVWTMEGLHANNYPPGSTDENPYEVLKEMEAYGYASTVAVNSELSFTRPVRLGEKLYYTTRLDSVGDEKTTALGTGFFVTLVMSHFVEKTGGDEPVGQLLFRVFKFRAANAQAPAKVESAPVKPKRPLPGISDDTRFFWEGCEKGQLLIQRCTACQTLRHPPAPVCIQCHSFDWDTLQASGRASLYSFVVMHYPEVPPFDYPNPIGLIELEEGVRLIAGLVGIEREQLQIGQRLQVEFQTFDDQLTLPLFRPVDA; the protein is encoded by the coding sequence TTGGCTGATCCACAATTGCTATCCAATGTGCGCGCCCTGGTGGGGCGCCAGTACGGCCGCGTGTATGCCTGGGACGAGGTCAATGCCCCGATGATTCGCCAGTGGTGCGAAGTCATGGGCGTGGACAACCCGCTATACACCGACGCGGGCTTTGCCTTGGGCACCGTCCATGAGCGCCTGATCGCTCCGCCTGCGATGTTGCAGGTGTGGACCATGGAAGGCCTGCACGCCAACAACTATCCACCTGGCTCCACCGACGAGAACCCTTACGAGGTGCTCAAGGAAATGGAAGCCTACGGCTATGCCTCCACCGTGGCGGTGAACTCCGAGCTGAGCTTCACCCGCCCGGTGCGCCTGGGCGAAAAGCTCTACTACACCACGCGCCTGGACTCGGTGGGCGATGAAAAAACCACCGCCCTGGGCACTGGTTTCTTCGTCACCCTGGTCATGAGCCATTTCGTCGAAAAGACCGGTGGCGACGAGCCGGTGGGCCAGTTGCTGTTTCGCGTGTTCAAGTTCCGCGCGGCCAATGCCCAGGCGCCTGCCAAAGTCGAGTCGGCACCGGTCAAGCCCAAGCGCCCGCTGCCGGGCATCAGCGACGACACGCGGTTCTTCTGGGAAGGCTGCGAGAAGGGCCAGTTGCTGATCCAGCGCTGCACCGCGTGCCAAACCTTGCGCCATCCACCGGCTCCGGTGTGCATCCAGTGCCACAGCTTCGACTGGGACACCTTGCAGGCCAGCGGCCGCGCCAGCCTGTACTCGTTCGTGGTGATGCACTACCCCGAGGTGCCGCCGTTCGATTACCCCAACCCGATCGGCCTGATCGAGCTGGAGGAGGGCGTACGCCTGATTGCCGGCCTGGTCGGTATCGAGCGCGAGCAACTACAGATCGGCCAGCGCTTGCAGGTCGAGTTCCAGACCTTCGATGACCAGTTGACGCTGCCTTTGTTCCGGCCGGTAGACGCGTAG
- a CDS encoding acyl-CoA dehydrogenase family protein gives MDFELSEDQRAIAQMADSLFVDHCHDDYMRQWDTSGEPMMAPLWALCIETGLQALAIPEEHGGSGLGMTELMLVLQAQGKALAQVPLWRHQLAAATLARFDASDSAGWVAKAASGEALLSLSVDALSSALGIELQARPCAEGWAINGRVAALSMGDQSRAALVLVEADGQPRLLLLDLSAPEIQRVSAVLTHGEAVTDLHIEGLTVSSGALLPAEAVAWLELRSMAALAALQLGVSEEQIRRTVAYVSERRQFERSIGSFQAVQMSMADTHIAVEALRTALWQLAYRIDAGLPAPSEALATAWLACEAGHRIGHVAQHVHGGIGVDLTYPIHRFLYWSRGLCLALGGSAANLERLGDWLNDNDKLGWKYDLEEHQAL, from the coding sequence ATGGATTTCGAATTAAGTGAAGACCAGCGCGCCATTGCGCAAATGGCCGACAGCCTGTTTGTCGACCATTGCCATGACGACTACATGCGCCAATGGGACACCAGCGGCGAACCGATGATGGCGCCGTTGTGGGCGCTGTGCATCGAGACCGGGCTGCAGGCCTTGGCCATTCCCGAGGAGCACGGCGGCAGCGGCCTGGGCATGACCGAGCTGATGCTGGTGTTACAGGCCCAGGGCAAGGCCCTGGCCCAGGTGCCGTTGTGGCGCCATCAACTGGCGGCCGCGACCCTGGCCCGTTTTGACGCCAGCGACAGTGCGGGGTGGGTCGCCAAGGCGGCGTCCGGCGAGGCGTTGTTGAGTCTGTCCGTCGATGCCTTGAGCAGTGCGCTGGGCATTGAGCTGCAAGCACGTCCTTGTGCCGAAGGCTGGGCAATCAACGGCCGGGTGGCGGCCCTTTCCATGGGCGATCAATCCCGGGCCGCGCTGGTGCTGGTGGAGGCCGATGGCCAACCGCGCTTGCTGCTGTTGGACCTGTCAGCGCCCGAAATACAACGGGTATCGGCGGTGCTGACTCACGGCGAAGCGGTGACCGACCTGCACATCGAGGGCTTGACCGTGAGCAGCGGGGCGCTGTTGCCGGCCGAGGCCGTGGCCTGGCTGGAACTGCGCAGCATGGCGGCGCTGGCTGCCCTGCAACTGGGGGTCAGCGAAGAGCAGATCCGCCGCACCGTGGCCTACGTCAGCGAGCGCCGGCAGTTCGAGCGCAGCATCGGCAGCTTCCAGGCGGTGCAGATGAGCATGGCCGACACCCATATCGCCGTCGAAGCCTTACGCACGGCGCTGTGGCAACTGGCCTACCGCATCGATGCCGGCTTGCCGGCGCCTTCCGAAGCGTTGGCCACCGCCTGGCTGGCCTGTGAAGCGGGACACCGCATCGGCCATGTCGCACAGCACGTGCATGGCGGGATCGGCGTTGACCTGACGTACCCGATCCACCGTTTTCTCTATTGGAGCCGTGGCCTCTGCCTTGCCCTGGGTGGTTCGGCGGCAAACCTGGAACGCCTGGGCGACTGGCTCAACGATAACGACAAGCTGGGATGGAAATATGACCTCGAAGAACACCAAGCGCTTTGA
- a CDS encoding MaoC family dehydratase has product MTSKNTKRFEDVRPGEVLPELAVPITVTLINGGAIATRDYFPGHHDAEAARALGSPHVFMNILTTNGLVQRFIEQWAGPLAQFTALKIKLGAPNYPGDCMTFSGSVTGVDAHTRSVEITLSGKNSMGNHVTGTVALVLP; this is encoded by the coding sequence ATGACCTCGAAGAACACCAAGCGCTTTGAAGACGTGCGCCCCGGCGAAGTACTGCCGGAGCTTGCCGTCCCAATCACGGTGACCCTGATCAACGGCGGCGCGATTGCCACCCGTGATTACTTCCCCGGCCACCACGACGCAGAGGCGGCCCGTGCCTTGGGTTCGCCCCACGTGTTCATGAACATCCTCACCACCAATGGGTTGGTGCAGCGGTTCATCGAGCAGTGGGCCGGGCCGCTGGCGCAATTCACCGCGCTGAAAATCAAGCTCGGCGCACCGAACTACCCCGGCGACTGCATGACCTTCAGCGGCAGCGTCACCGGCGTCGATGCGCACACCCGCTCGGTGGAAATCACCTTGAGCGGCAAAAATTCCATGGGCAACCACGTGACCGGCACGGTCGCGCTGGTCCTGCCCTGA
- a CDS encoding lipid-transfer protein, translating into MTDSSISGRAAIVGLGATEFSKNSGRTELRLALEATLSALKDAGIDPSEVEGFSSYSVDKVPEYEIARLLGCKDVKFFSQVPHGGGAACGPVMHAAMAVATGMAKVVVVYRAMNERSWYRFGTGNYGFASAPTFDNVNYGWYMPHGFHTPAAWVGMFAQRYMHTYGATSEDFGRIAVAARDFAATNPQAFFHGKPITLEEHQASRWICEPLHLLDCCQESDGAVAMVITSAERARDLRQKPVTIKAGSQGISHGQQSMTSFYRDDITGLPEMGVVARELYRQSGLGPESFQTAVIYDHFTPFVLPQLEEFGFAKRGEAKEFIRAGHHARGGKLPINTHGGQLGEAYIHGMNGIAEAVRQVRGTAVNQVADVQNVLVTAGTGVPTSGLILGAA; encoded by the coding sequence ATGACTGATTCATCGATTTCCGGGCGTGCCGCGATCGTTGGTCTAGGCGCAACCGAATTTTCCAAGAACTCCGGACGCACCGAATTGCGCCTGGCCCTGGAGGCCACTTTGAGTGCCCTCAAGGACGCCGGCATCGACCCGAGCGAGGTCGAGGGTTTCAGTTCCTATTCCGTGGACAAGGTCCCGGAATACGAAATTGCCCGTTTGCTCGGTTGCAAGGACGTGAAGTTTTTCTCGCAAGTACCCCACGGTGGCGGCGCGGCTTGCGGGCCGGTGATGCACGCAGCCATGGCAGTGGCGACCGGGATGGCGAAAGTGGTGGTGGTGTATCGCGCCATGAACGAACGCTCCTGGTATCGCTTCGGTACCGGTAACTACGGCTTCGCTTCGGCGCCGACCTTCGACAACGTCAACTACGGCTGGTACATGCCCCACGGCTTTCATACGCCGGCGGCCTGGGTCGGCATGTTTGCCCAGCGCTACATGCACACCTATGGCGCCACTAGCGAAGACTTTGGCCGGATCGCAGTGGCGGCGCGGGATTTTGCCGCCACCAACCCCCAGGCGTTTTTTCACGGTAAGCCGATCACCCTGGAAGAACACCAGGCCTCGCGCTGGATCTGCGAACCGCTGCACCTGCTCGATTGCTGCCAGGAATCCGATGGCGCCGTGGCGATGGTGATCACCTCGGCCGAGCGCGCCCGTGACCTGCGGCAGAAACCGGTGACCATCAAGGCCGGTTCCCAAGGCATCAGCCACGGCCAGCAGAGCATGACCTCGTTCTACCGCGACGACATCACCGGGCTGCCGGAGATGGGCGTGGTCGCCCGCGAGCTGTATCGCCAGTCGGGCCTGGGCCCGGAGTCTTTCCAGACCGCCGTGATCTACGACCATTTCACCCCGTTCGTATTGCCGCAGCTGGAAGAGTTCGGTTTCGCCAAACGTGGCGAAGCCAAGGAATTCATCCGCGCCGGGCACCACGCCCGTGGCGGCAAACTGCCGATCAACACCCACGGCGGGCAACTGGGCGAAGCCTACATCCACGGCATGAACGGCATCGCCGAAGCGGTACGCCAGGTGCGTGGCACGGCGGTCAACCAGGTGGCGGATGTGCAGAACGTGCTGGTCACCGCCGGCACCGGCGTACCCACCAGCGGCCTGATTCTCGGCGCAGCTTAA
- a CDS encoding acyl-CoA dehydrogenase family protein, translating to MFVDLTPEQHALRLKVRDYFQALMTPDLRDQLRGKEGGELFRQTIRQMGRDGWLAVGWPKAHGGQGYAATEQLIFFEEANIAGAPLPFVTISTVGPALMAHGSELQKERFLPGIAAGDIMFAIGYSEPDAGSDLAVLKTSARQDDEGFVVNGNKLWTSGAESADFVWLAARTDPTQARHKGISLLIVDTTTPGFSHTLIPTTSIPTTATYYDNVRVPNEMLVGELHGGWKLITSQLNHERLGLGTWSDKVVALFRRVYLWSRARDEQGRRAMDKAWVRSSLAECYARLEAMRLINMRIAADLELERMNVALSSTTKVFGSESAIEILRKLAAIVGANGSMRSGSAATLLQGELEFELRSAPTLTFGGGTNEIQRELIAQFGLGMPRTQR from the coding sequence ATGTTCGTCGACCTCACTCCCGAACAACATGCCCTGCGCCTCAAGGTGCGGGATTATTTCCAGGCCCTGATGACCCCGGACCTGCGCGACCAGTTGCGCGGCAAGGAAGGCGGCGAGCTGTTTCGCCAGACCATCCGCCAGATGGGCCGCGACGGCTGGCTGGCAGTCGGCTGGCCGAAGGCCCATGGCGGTCAGGGCTACGCCGCCACCGAACAGTTGATCTTCTTCGAAGAAGCCAACATCGCCGGGGCGCCGCTGCCGTTCGTGACCATCAGCACCGTGGGCCCGGCCTTGATGGCCCATGGCAGCGAGCTGCAGAAAGAGCGTTTTCTGCCAGGGATCGCCGCGGGCGACATCATGTTTGCCATCGGTTATTCCGAACCCGACGCCGGCAGCGATCTGGCGGTGCTGAAAACCAGTGCCCGCCAGGACGATGAAGGCTTCGTGGTCAATGGCAACAAGCTGTGGACCTCGGGTGCCGAGTCAGCCGACTTCGTCTGGCTGGCGGCCCGTACCGACCCGACCCAGGCGCGGCATAAAGGCATTTCGCTGCTGATCGTCGACACCACGACGCCGGGTTTCTCCCACACCCTGATTCCCACCACCAGCATTCCGACCACGGCCACCTACTACGACAACGTTCGGGTGCCCAACGAGATGCTGGTGGGCGAGTTGCACGGTGGCTGGAAGCTGATCACCTCGCAACTGAACCACGAACGCCTCGGCCTCGGCACCTGGTCGGACAAGGTGGTGGCGCTGTTCCGCCGGGTTTACCTGTGGTCACGGGCCCGCGACGAGCAGGGCCGTCGGGCGATGGACAAAGCCTGGGTGCGCAGTTCTTTGGCCGAGTGTTATGCGCGTCTGGAAGCGATGCGCCTGATCAACATGCGCATCGCCGCCGACCTGGAGCTCGAACGCATGAACGTCGCGCTGAGTTCGACCACCAAGGTCTTCGGCTCCGAGTCGGCCATCGAGATCCTGCGCAAACTGGCGGCGATCGTCGGCGCCAATGGCTCGATGCGCAGCGGCTCGGCGGCGACGCTGTTGCAGGGTGAACTGGAATTTGAATTGCGCTCTGCCCCGACCCTGACCTTTGGCGGCGGCACCAATGAAATCCAGCGCGAGCTGATCGCCCAGTTTGGCCTCGGCATGCCGCGCACCCAACGCTGA